Proteins encoded in a region of the Drosophila gunungcola strain Sukarami chromosome 3L unlocalized genomic scaffold, Dgunungcola_SK_2 000005F, whole genome shotgun sequence genome:
- the LOC128259291 gene encoding uncharacterized protein LOC128259291, producing the protein MEIRRTSRPYLWVFLMLLGLWLGSVLAKGASNQTTSQTWQHQQQQQQQQQRYQSQLLNESQSVPEELEILETTSAIVSSPHETHLTRTSVIFGLTKVANESSVSQKCHAQLRQVQRGILGKQPWAMKVLDASGTKPSGFVYGQNYWLGSREACRGVQRPVGITLSKNFDRVMHYGIITQKAPFDMDYRVLYLRHSSPWQVEIKLMSEQIIHIGLCLPSACSSEEVKSLAQDYVAGGTFAENEIFDIRPEVVYMKDLQLKEQFFERASFRLLVACVLATGVLMLCAQQLTATKKLESSTEEPEPGLAPAESELWRGLNSLLQLERLQKFIPCWDVPANWAKIFAVRENSPNEIPLMNGLRSVCAIWIMVFHVVWFMYFTVHNKTVLISYAEQAFFQYVSSAPLLVDVFFTI; encoded by the exons atggaGATCAGGCGCACCTCTCGACCATATCTATGGGTCTTTCTGATGCTGCTCGGCCTTTGGCTGGGCTCGGTTTTGGCCAAGGGCGCCAGCAATCAGACCACCTCACAAACCTGgcagcaccaacagcagcagcagcagcagcagcagcgataTCAAAGTCAGCTGCTCAATGAATCGCAATCGGTGCCAGAGGAACTGGAGATTTTGGAAACCACTTCGGCCATTGTGAGTTCGCCGCATGAAACCCATTTGACGCGCACCTCCGTCATTTTCGGGCTCACAAAAGTGGCCAACGAGAGCAGCGTCAGCCAAAAGTGCCATGCGCAGCTGCGACAGGTGCAGCGCGGCATACTGGGCAAACAGCCATGGGCCATGAAGG TTTTGGATGCATCGGGAACGAAACCCTCTGGCTTCGTATATGGCCAGAACTATTGGCTGGGCAGTCGGGAAGCTTGTCGCGGAGTCCAAAGACCCGTGGGTATAACCCTGTCGAAGAACTTCGATCGTGTGATGCACTATGGAATTATTACCCAGAAGGCGCCCTTTGACATGGACTACCGGGTACTGTACTTGCGGCACAGTTCACCCTGGCAGGTGGAGATAAAGCTAATGTCCGAGCAGATAATCCACATCGGCTTGTGCCTCCCGAGTGCCTGCAGTTCGGAGGAGGTTAAGAGTCTGGCCCAGGACTACGTAGCTGGAGGAACATTTGCTGAAAACGAGATCTTTGATATCCGACCGGAAGTGGTCTATATGAAGGATCTGCAGTTGAAGGAGCAGTTCTTCGAGAGAGCCAGCTTCCGACTTTTGGTGGCCTGTGTCCTCGCCACTGGAGTTCTGATGCTTTGTGCTCAGCAACTGACGGCCACCAAAAAGTTGGAATCTTCCACTGAGGAACCCGAACCTGGTTTGGCACCCGCTGAATCTGAATTGTGGCGTGGACTTAACTCCCTTCTGCAATTGGAAAGGCTACAGAAATTTATACCCTGCTGGGATGTACCCGCCAACTGGGCCAAGATATTTGCAGTGCGGGAGAATTCTCCGAATGAAATTCCCTTGATGAACGGACTGCGATCGGTGTGCGCCATCTGGATAATGGTGTTCCACGTGGTGTGGTTCATGTACTTCACGGTTCACAACAAGACGGTACTGATTTCGTATGCAGAACAGGCCTTTTTCCAGTACGTTTCATCGGCGCCTCTGCTCGTGGACGTCTTCTTTACCATCAG